The Oncorhynchus tshawytscha isolate Ot180627B linkage group LG27, Otsh_v2.0, whole genome shotgun sequence genome includes the window CCACTGCTGTCCTATACCTGCAGGATGGGACAGGGTGTCTACTGAACCCCAAATGGGTCACCTCAGATTCATGGTAGATGCCTCATCATCACAAGAGGGGATGTCCAAGCCCAGTCTGAGACCTGTTTATTAGTCTCTGTGTACATGTGGGCTCTTACCTCAGAGCTTTTTGATGGTAATTATTGGACTTCGACACTTAGGACATCTATGCGTGACATCTTTGAAGTTATCAATGCAGAAAGGGATAAGGCAGCAGCCAGCCACACAGCTGAATGAGAATAGACCAGAAAGGATAGTGTTAAACTTTGCATTCCATCAGGTGATGTGATTATCAGATATGACACTAGCCCCAAAGGCACTGGCTTTTGTTCCAAACTGAAATTTGCATAGTACTGCAGGAAACAAATATCTGGAATGCAGTCTCCAAAAAGCACCTTTGTTAACCGAAACATCCTACTCCCTCCAACTCTAGATGAAGCATAGAGTTGAAAACACCTCATTGTCGACCTCCTGTCCATTCAAAGATGGCAGACAATTGGTAGTAACACAGCAGTAAGACAGTGCTGGTCAACTCACCCAAGTATAGACATTGTGATACAGACCAGACAGGCCACATTGCCTATTGAAGTGACAATCTCTGTGGTGATGAACTGTCGACACTGTGGGCACTGGGTCTGAGATGAGCAGGGAGGAAGTTTCTGGATGTCCAGAATGACCTCCGGAGCTATGGAGGGAGTGTAGTTGTGACCATATGACATCACTCATCTATAGGACTAGCCTTTGATCTAAGCAAGCCAGGAAAATAATTGTAGCAAAATGGGGGAACTGCTTGAAATAACCCACAAATGAACAAGTTCACACCTCATTTGACTCTCAGTCCAAGTGACTCACCTGGTATAGAGGGTGGAGCTTCAACAAAGACAACAGAGGGGTCAGGGAGAACAGATACGCCCCCCTGACTGATGATGCACTCTGCAAAGGACATTAAAGGGAGACAATCATGATCAGAATGGGAGTATTAAGAGAGTGCTGTGTGagaatagtatcaccataacagaGGTAAAGTAGACACACCTTTTATTTGGTCCTTGGAATGGAGAATGTTATCTTGCCTTTCCTGCAGCTCTCTCTTCTTCTCAGACAGCTCCAGCAGTTCCTTATCAAGGCATTGAATCTCAGTCTGCTCCTTGGAGCCATCTGCTGGACAAAGAGAGGTAATACATGTCTCGGAGGGGGTCAGTGATAGAACACATCAGCCCAGCTGGGTCATAGTTAGAGGCCACATCACATCCATTCCTGCCAAGTGCTTTTACTCAATAATAGCGTTTCTAGACAGTGAATTTCCTCTTTACCTGTGCTACTGCGGTTGGTGCGGTTCCTGAACTCCTGCAGAATGGTCAGCATGTTCCTGCGATCAATCAGTTGCTGCCTCCTGAATGACAGTTGGTTCATCTCCATGGAGATCCTATCCAGCTCCCTGTGCTCAGAAGAGCCAGACATCTTGGGAGCTGAAAATAACCACCAGCATCAGACATCACAAAGGTGGAACATTTCAACCCATCACCAGTCAATGCCACCAATCAGGTAGTCCGGTCTGAAATGCATGCCAGTCGCCCAGAACTATATAGTGTTAGGCCAACAATTCCATTTCTTCAGATGATTGGGTCATGAAGTTAGACACATTCAGATCAATTCAATCTATTCCTGTTATACAACTTGGATGATAAGCCAAAAGACACAGCACTAACTTTATGTATCAATGTAAGCATCAACCTTGCACATCTACAAATACTTCATACCGAGACAAACTAATGTAAGGAGATCACGTTCTGTTTGTACAAGTCAGATAGATTGATGTGACCCAACATTACTAAAAAACAAGATTTCAAAGatacaaaatatatttcacattttCTCTTATCCATCTTAGCTGGTTACTGTAATGAGACAATATAGATTTTTACCTGGTTTCACTGGTTGCTCCCAGATTGTGCTGTGGGAACTGTGATGCTCCTCTATGTACGCCAGGAAATAGTGAAATATTTTGCTTGTTTTCAACAAGGACTACCTACAGGAGATATTTACATATTGTGGTTGTACTCTCACTGTTAGACCAGGCGGCACACCCAGGTCTGGTTAAATTATTTAACGCCAGATAAAATTCTAAAACATGTTCTCTGTAATTAGGTGATATTTCAAGGGTGTTTGGTTGCACTGTAGCCTTTATTCATATTTGAAGTGGCACAATTGTACTGTACAAAATGACAAGAGAATATGTCCAAACAACAAACAATTGAGACCGTACGAAACATTCCACACAATCATATCTACGACatgttaaaaaaattaaaaaaataaaaataaaaaacgtttgaGATGTCCATTGAAAAACCTTTTAGACATCAACTGAGTCATGTCAGTGTATGACTATAGTTGCTGTACATCTCCAGGTTGAAACATAGAGGTCCGAAGCAACGGGGACTGAGCAGGCAACTCACAGAGTAGGCAGGACTCCACACGGTAGTGAGATCTGAAGTTGGAAGCTCATTGTTCAACTCAATGTATTATCAATAATATTataaacataaaatatatatttaaaagggTTGCCAGTGTTATACTCCCATGGGGAGTGCAAGAAATACAAATGTTGAGTCCTTTCGAAATGAGTATTATCTTATTATAATGGAAAATGCCACAGGCACATAAGACAGTGGTATTTTCCAATAGCTTCTCTCGTTCACACGGCCATAAAATTGTATTAGTTACAGTCATCATTACAATGGTACCACTTTGCCTGTGAACATCTTTCAGATGAGATCGTAGTTCAGAAGACTACTGTACCTCCATTTCACTTCTTCCTCAGTCTCTTCATGAATGTCACCTCATCTCTGTTTCTGATCCCAtaactgacaataaaacaatacaaGAAATGTTGTTTTCAGTTAACAAAAGCATTATGTAATATACTCCATAATCACAATGATTGCAACTTACTCCTTTAGTTTAATTTTGTCATCATCAAGCTTCTCCCCTTGAAATATGAGATGAAAGGTTCTCCATACGTATCTCCTGCACACAAAAAGCaaaactgtgagtgtgtgtgtgtgtgtgtgtgtatataactatAGTTGTGGGGACAAGAATTTCCCACAAGAATAGTAGACAAACAACAAATTTGACCacctggggacattttgttagtccccagaaggccaaatgctatttctaaggggttaagggttaagatTAGAATTAGTGTTCGGAGCTAGGGTttgttttagggttaaggttttcAGATTAATATTAAGAATAGggttagtgttacggttaggtttagggaaaaaatattttgaatgggactgaattgtgtgtccccacaaggttagtgtgtgtgtgtgtgtgtgtgtgtgtgtgtgtgtgtgtgtgtgtgtgtgtgtgtgtgtgtgtgtgtgtgtgtgtgtgtgtgtgtgtgttgtgtgtgtgtgtgtgtgtgtgtgtgtgtgtgcgcgcgtgtgtgttacCAGCTGACGTGCTTCACCCCACCCTCCCGTTGCTGTTTCAGCTCCATGAACCTCTGAATGGCTTTCTTCAAATCCAGCACCATAGCATTCTGCACCACCACTATGGCTGACCAACACACATTGGAAtgtcacttacacacacacagtatcattCATTTGACCTGCTCAAATAGAACAGAAATATGGTATTCTACTAAGAAACAGTCAGAAACTCACGCATTACTTCGCCATCCACTTTGCATACACGGACAGTCATGGCTTGGCCATATTCCAGAGCAACCTGGGAATTCACCTCCTCCAGAGTCACCTGCAGGAAAGCACAGGCAGTAGTGAGACATTGGTTAGGCTGGAGGATTTTACATCATCCAATAGATACATTTCCCCCTGTATGGATTAGGTCACCAACCTGAATGGGAAGGTCACAGAGTAGAGGGTCCTGTACAAGGCGAGCCAGTCCTTCTTCAAAGATGTCCAGGAATTCCGAGTGTGGTAATGCTTCTtcgtcctcctcatcttcctcttcaaCCTCCTCTGGTTGTTCATCCTCCACttggttcatctttccctctgccTGTCCTAACTCCTCTTCCTTTACAGACAGTCCCTCATCCAGGTGAAGGGACTGGGTCTCCTCCCCCATCATTTACATTGTGAATAGGATTTTGTAGCTAAAGTTGCTGACCagtttatgttagctagctagctatttcatgTAAGATTAGCTAATTAGATAAACTAACAGATTTTCACACCTCATACTCTATTGATCAACGTGTACAGTAAAATATATATTACGCGATTACTAAAACATACCTAAACTGTAGCATACAAATAAAGTATATTTGGAAAGTCTGAATCTCTGCAATCCATGCTAAAACATTTCGCGACCGGCATGTACGTCACTCACAACATACCGGAGTCAAACTAGCCCGAGTGGAGGTTCTGACTTGTACCGATTTGGGATACTGCTATTTCTATCATCATTGTTCCATTTCTAGGGCTCTTTTtctaatataatacaatatagtTAACTTTAAGTATAAATTAGAATTAGTTTAAGAAGGAACTATAAAGAAATAGCAAATGTTGTTTCTTACCGAACCTTTTTAGATGTAACAACGTTTCACACGAGAGTGGAGGTCAACAACGCTGTCAGGATTTTTATCATTTAGCTAAATGATTGAAATAGATGTATAAACTTAGCTACATTGTGAGATCGGTTCTGGCCAATTTAGTCAAAAGAATATGCTTCTGTTTTGTCCAACATGTGGGAATGTGTTGATTGTAGAGGAAGGACAGAAGTGCTATCGATTCGCCTGCAACACATGTCCGTACGTGCATAACATTACTAGGAAGGTAAAACGAACTTTTACTTAATTCCTAGACTTATTGCCAAGTAACTGATGTCTGTCATGTGTTCTCTTACAATGTGTCATTTTAAAACGTATTGACACATTAACATGTCCATCTTTCCCATAGGTAAACAACAGGAAGTATCCCAAACTGAAAGAGGTTGATGATGTGCTTGGTGGAGCTGCAGCCTGGGAAAATGTGGATTCCACGCCAGGTAAATTACCAAATCACCTGCATAATTTAGCTAACATTTCAATTAGTATGTGGTCACTGGTCATCCACGCCTAAAATGATAGAACACGGGCTGGACTGTAGCCCAAAGGCAGGCAGATGGCATAGCTGGATTAGATTTGCCCAGCCTCCTGTGTCCACCACCAGACCTATAGAGGACAGGTGGTCATAATGGCCCATATTCACTGTTACTTATAGCCAGGTATGTATTTACTCTAACTCTCATATTTGTGTTCTTTAGAAAAATGTCCCAAGTGTGAGCACCCCCGAGCATTCTTCATGCAGATTCAGACCAGATCTGCAGATGAACCGATGACAACGTTCTACAAATGCTGCAATTATGAGTGTGGACATCGCTGGAGGGACTAAACTGGTGTTCAATTGGATCTCTACCTGAGAACACTAGTTGAGTCAGCTAACCTGGTTTTATAGTGTATGTGCTGTAGCCAAATCTTCTGTTGTCATGCCAGACAGCTTTGGCATAACAGTGAATAAACAGGAGTTTGCTAATAGCACAAATAGACTGGACCACATGGCTACTAGTTGACCACACCATTGGCGCTGAGCTTGTTGGTGAAAAAGTAGCAAGAGTTGATGTAATATACACTTCCACCAAATATGCTTTATACACAAGAGTATGTCCTTGCTTTATTCAGCATTGCGATTAGTTAACTTATCTTTGTGTTTCCTATTACATTCAGAAGTCAATTGCACTTCCAATTTATAGCTGAAGATACATAATTTGTGTTTGAGTAGTTgccaaatgtttattttatttctccTAGATTTGTTTTACATACTATAAAAATTACTTTGTGTTTTTGGATTGAAAGAGTGACTATCTGACGAATTACTAATAACATCACAAATACTGGTTTGTTTTGTTAAAATAACTGCACTGTATGCAACAGTAATGACCCAACTCATCATTTAGATGTACATtagacaattatttatttttttgagggGGCAACAGACCAACTACAAAGACATTCATTGTGTTCAAAGTTAAATACAATCCTTAAACTCTGCTTTTACTACATGTTCTTACACAGCCTCAAGCCACTTCACACTGCATGTAGAGGATTCAAGAGTGTACAAAGTTAAGAGACCAGCCTGTGAAACGTGTCCATAAGAATGCATGTACATGCAGACATACTCCACCTGCCGTCAGTGTTTACTGTATATAAGCATGCTGGTTATTGGTAGTATTGAGACGAGACTCAAATGAAGCAGACAAAAGATCTTGCATACCATACATTGGCCTGGATCAAACACAATATGAAGCAGATGATAACATTACTTGAATCTGCATTCAAGATTACATTATTTCAGCCAAGACTTGGTGACGAACTTGCTTTTGTACACCTGTATCTCTATGGCATATCAGACTAACATGCATCAGAGCAATAGTGATCAAAGCTAGACAAGGAACACTAAAGAGAAAGAGCAGATTGTGGCGTTGAGACCTTAACTTTGCTTGAACAGATGATGTAGCAGGTTTATGCACAGAAATGCTGAATACGAAAGAATGTATTTGAAATGAGGTTGAATGTGAAGGACATTCTGTTTATCATTAAAGAAATGATGTAACCCATCAAAAAAGGTAGTAAAACACTGACGAGGGGAAAACCCTGGATGCACTCTACTTTAATTATTCCCTCTGAACATCAACTGACAGACATGACCAGTGAAAGGATCATCTGTTTTGGATTGGGCAGGACAGAGTAGTgtgggccagcagcacagattgACACACATTGGCCTCGTGACACAGACTGGACACATGGCCTGAGAGAGGATGAGTGCACAAAATTACAGTGATATCATGCAGAGCGCTTCATCATTCTAATGTGCCCCTCCAGCAGAGCGGATTGGACACTGCCCGCCAGGTCGGCTTCGCTCCGTTCCCTTCCTATATGGAAAATTACAAGGAAACCTGTTTTTTCAGTGTGGACTGATAGATCAACTAGAAAATCTCGGTCTCTGACATGTGCATGGTTATGGTGCTCGGTGACTGCATGGATGTTGAAGCTCAATGTAGCCCTGCATCAGTGACAGGTGATGTGTTTGTGGAAAGTACAGGATTATGAGTAAAGATCAGGTTCACTCAGACACTTAATTTGACACCAAGCCACATGTAAATTATCCTTAATATGTCATAGTCCAAGTTGTTGACAAAAGCCTTACAAAAACTAGCTAGTCTCCTTACCAGTTGGGTCTTAATGATAACGAAGCTTGGCAAGCAAGGCTATAAATTATCTAACTGAATGGCAGTCTAAACcacttaaataaataaaaactacagTAAAGTCATGGCAATTATGGTTTTATGAATGTATGAAATTTCACATGGGAACTTGTGCATTCGCAATACAAGCACACATTTTCTTCATtatcaaaatgtaatacattaatATGGACATGACTGGCATTATTGTGTACAGCTCTAGCAAAAATCACTGGACATCAAGTGACTATAAAGCACAGAGGATTTAAAAAGACAGTAACACATACTTCTCTCACTTAAGTGAGAACAACTCAAATTAACTCAGTCTTACCGACTCGAGTTTGTCCTAACAAATATGATACATGGTTATTTCCTTGTAACATTTGAAATGGATATACATTAAGGTTGTAGGACAAACAGGGTGATTAGAACATAAACATAAAGTAGGTCTCAGACATGGACATAACCTTCCTTGTCCTCAATATTAACATGTTAAATTACATTAAATaattacaaaaacaaaatactgaCCCTGCAATTGCTGATGATTGCTGACGATTTTGATTAAAGTGACAAATGTTTACAGCTTTCCCAAAGTGTGACCTTTCTCTACCCCTCAAGTTTGCTCCATAAATGTCAAATTCAAAGCCTTCCTGTAACCAAAGAAGTTTTTTATAAAGTATGCAAGATGTACCTTGTCTGCAACTCATCTTTTCTCAATTGTTATAAGTTTCTGTTTTTATATCAGGTTCAGTCCTGTGTGATGTGTCTATCTAGCACTTATCTAAATGCCTGTACATAGCTAGGTAAGTGAGTCTGGACAATAAATATAGCAGAggtggctggtgggaggagctataggaggacaggctcattgtaaatggctggaatggaatcaatggaatagTACCAAACAATTCAAACACATGGACAACGTGTTGGACTCCGTTCCatggattccattccagccattacaatgagcctgtcctcttacagctcctcccaccagcctcctatgatatacagtaaatatagtgAGTGTGAACAAGTAAGTGCTTTAGAAAGTGAGGGTAAAGTTAGGAGGGCTAAATGAAGCACGACACACTGAGCAAATGTTGGAGAAAGAACATAGGCTGCAACTACAACCATGAGGAGCTGTGAGTTAATGTGTGCATAAGAGTTGAGTTGAtacggtggggcaaaaaaagtatttagtcaattgtgcaagtttttgtgcaagttctcctacttaaaaagatgaggcctgtaattttcatcataggtacacttcaactatgacagacaaaatgagaaggaaaaaatccagaaaaatcacattgtaggatttttaaggaatttatttggaaatggtagaaaataagtatttggtcaataacaaaagtttatctcaatactttgttatataccctttgttggcaatgacagaggtcaaacgttttctgtaagtcttcacaaggttctcacacactgttgctggtattttggcccattcctccatgcagatctcttctagagcagtgatgttttggggctgttgctgggcaacacagactgtCAAAGATTttttatggggttgagatctggagactggctaagccactccaggaccttgaaatgcttcttatgaagccactccttcgttgcccgggcgttgtgtttgggatcattgtcatgctgaaagacccagacacatttcatcttcaatgcccttgctgatggaaggaggttttcactcaaaatctcacgatacatgaccccattcattctttcctttacacagatcagtcatcctggtccctttgcagaaaaacagcaccaaagcatgatgtttccacccccatgcttcacagtaggtatggtgttctttggatgcaactcagcattctttgtcctccaaacacaacgagttgagtttttaccaaaaagttatattttggtttcatctgaccatatgacattctcccaatcttcttctggatcatccaaatgctctctagcaaacttcagacgggcctggacacgtctggcacctcaggatttgagtccctggcggcgtagtgtgttactgatggtaggctttgttactttggccccagctctctgcaggtcattcactaggtccccccgtgtggttctgggatttttgctcaccgttcttgtgatcattttgaccccatggggtgagatcttgcatggagccccagatcgagggagattaccagtggtcttgtatgtcttccatttcctaataattgctcccacagttgatttcttcaaaccaagctgcttacctattgcagattcagtcttcccagcctggtgcaggtctacaattttgtttctggtgtcc containing:
- the LOC112226067 gene encoding uncharacterized protein LOC112226067 isoform X2, producing the protein MSGSSEHRELDRISMEMNQLSFRRQQLIDRRNMLTILQEFRNRTNRSSTDGSKEQTEIQCLDKELLELSEKKRELQERQDNILHSKDQIKECIISQGGVSVLPDPSVVFVEAPPSIPAPEVILDIQKLPPCSSQTQCPQCRQFITTEIVTSIGNVACLVCITMSILGCVAGCCLIPFCIDNFKDVTHRCPKCRSPIITIKKL
- the LOC112226067 gene encoding uncharacterized protein LOC112226067 isoform X1 — protein: MSGSSEHRELDRISMEMNQLSFRRQQLIDRRNMLTILQEFRNRTNRSSTADGSKEQTEIQCLDKELLELSEKKRELQERQDNILHSKDQIKECIISQGGVSVLPDPSVVFVEAPPSIPAPEVILDIQKLPPCSSQTQCPQCRQFITTEIVTSIGNVACLVCITMSILGCVAGCCLIPFCIDNFKDVTHRCPKCRSPIITIKKL
- the polr3k gene encoding DNA-directed RNA polymerase III subunit RPC10, with protein sequence MLLFCPTCGNVLIVEEGQKCYRFACNTCPYVHNITRKVNNRKYPKLKEVDDVLGGAAAWENVDSTPEKCPKCEHPRAFFMQIQTRSADEPMTTFYKCCNYECGHRWRD
- the LOC112226067 gene encoding U11/U12 small nuclear ribonucleoprotein 25 kDa protein isoform X3, translated to MMGEETQSLHLDEGLSVKEEELGQAEGKMNQVEDEQPEEVEEEDEEDEEALPHSEFLDIFEEGLARLVQDPLLCDLPIQVTLEEVNSQVALEYGQAMTVRVCKVDGEVMPIVVVQNAMVLDLKKAIQRFMELKQQREGGVKHVSWRYVWRTFHLIFQGEKLDDDKIKLKDYGIRNRDEVTFMKRLRKK